A section of the Blastocatellia bacterium genome encodes:
- a CDS encoding ABC transporter ATP-binding protein: MNKSLLGKHIIKPHWKSLSVALVAVIIAGIAQLLEPWPIKIVIDYVIGSKPLPNWIHDYVFAFFGSEKLDILNFALVAALLVAILGGVMSFVEKSLTINAGQWVMLDLRQKVYDHLQKLSLSYFDRAKTGDLLSRVTSDIDAIQSFVSTAFLGMVINVFMMLGMVGVMFYVNWQFTLIALSITPLLFYQVYRLTRSIKNATRDVRKKEGDIVSLIQEVLSSIRIVKAFTKENYEVERLKKETEESIRLTLLARSLKARLSPIVDVLTAFRTSIVLWYGARLVLNNQLSAGDLIVFLLYLKMMYKPMKDLSKMIDTTSKAQIGLERILEIMKTENQVPELPNATVAERLKGEVSFNDVHFSYDQNQLNLKGINFNIKPGQFAAFVGPTGSGKSTITSLIPRFYDVLCGKVLVDGKDVRSYTIDSLRQQVSFVLQDPYLFRATIWENIAYGKADANCEEIRRAAKLANATEFIEKLPKGFDTLIGERGVTLSFGQRQRIAIARAIIRDAPILILDEPTSGLDAASEQLVLEALERLMAGRTTIVIAHRLSTIKHADNIFVVKQGEIVESGTHDELLAQNKLYAQLYEIQNKETEIEKTYSTTYSSSSKEKEVTYV; encoded by the coding sequence ATGAATAAATCGCTGTTAGGTAAACATATAATTAAACCCCATTGGAAATCTTTATCTGTTGCCCTAGTTGCGGTGATTATTGCAGGCATAGCACAACTTCTTGAGCCTTGGCCTATAAAAATTGTTATCGATTATGTAATAGGTTCAAAACCTCTACCAAACTGGATACACGACTATGTTTTTGCTTTTTTTGGAAGCGAAAAATTAGATATTTTAAACTTCGCCCTTGTTGCTGCTCTTTTAGTAGCAATATTGGGCGGAGTTATGTCTTTTGTTGAAAAATCCTTAACAATAAACGCTGGTCAATGGGTAATGCTAGATCTTAGACAAAAAGTTTATGATCACTTGCAAAAACTTTCCCTTTCATATTTTGACCGTGCAAAAACTGGTGATCTTCTTAGCAGAGTAACAAGCGATATTGATGCAATACAAAGTTTTGTCTCTACAGCTTTTCTTGGAATGGTAATCAATGTTTTTATGATGCTAGGAATGGTTGGAGTAATGTTTTATGTTAATTGGCAATTTACTTTAATTGCTCTTTCAATAACACCGCTTCTTTTTTACCAAGTTTATCGTCTAACCCGTAGCATCAAAAATGCTACTCGTGATGTTAGAAAAAAAGAAGGCGACATTGTTTCTTTAATACAAGAAGTTCTTTCTTCAATTCGTATTGTTAAAGCTTTTACTAAAGAAAACTATGAAGTAGAAAGATTAAAAAAAGAAACAGAAGAAAGCATTCGTCTAACACTTCTTGCACGTAGCCTTAAAGCAAGACTTTCGCCTATTGTAGATGTACTTACTGCATTTAGAACTTCCATTGTACTTTGGTATGGTGCGCGTTTAGTTCTTAACAATCAATTATCAGCAGGCGATTTAATTGTTTTTCTACTTTACTTAAAGATGATGTACAAGCCTATGAAAGATCTTTCTAAAATGATTGATACAACTTCAAAAGCACAAATTGGGCTTGAACGTATTCTTGAGATAATGAAAACTGAAAACCAAGTTCCAGAACTTCCAAATGCAACTGTAGCTGAAAGATTAAAAGGTGAAGTAAGTTTTAATGATGTTCATTTTAGTTATGATCAAAATCAGCTTAATCTAAAAGGAATAAATTTTAATATCAAACCTGGGCAATTTGCTGCATTTGTTGGGCCTACGGGTAGCGGTAAATCTACAATTACAAGCCTTATACCTCGTTTTTATGATGTGTTATGTGGGAAAGTTCTTGTTGATGGAAAAGATGTTCGTAGCTATACAATTGACTCTTTACGTCAACAAGTTAGTTTTGTACTTCAAGATCCTTATCTTTTCCGTGCAACTATATGGGAAAACATTGCTTATGGAAAAGCAGATGCAAATTGTGAAGAAATTCGTCGTGCAGCAAAACTTGCTAACGCTACTGAATTTATAGAAAAACTGCCAAAAGGCTTTGATACTCTAATAGGTGAGCGTGGAGTAACTTTATCTTTTGGTCAACGCCAAAGAATTGCAATAGCTCGTGCCATTATAAGAGATGCTCCAATATTGATTCTTGACGAGCCGACATCAGGACTTGATGCAGCATCAGAACAACTTGTCTTAGAAGCTTTAGAACGCCTTATGGCAGGTAGGACAACAATTGTTATTGCACATCGTCTTTCTACCATAAAACATGCTGATAATATTTTTGTTGTAAAACAAGGCGAGATAGTCGAGTCTGGCACACATGACGAACTTTTAGCACAAAACAAACTATATGCTCAACTCTATGAAATACAAAACAAAGAAACAGAAATAGAAAAAACCTATAGCACTACCTATTCTTCTAGCAGCAAGGAAAAAGAGGTGACATATGTTTAA
- the groES gene encoding co-chaperone GroES, whose translation MTLRPLHDRILVKRVEEKEQIRGGIIIPDTAKEKPQEGEVIAVGQGKVLDNGTKVEMAVKAGDRVLFGKYSGSEVKLDGQEYLIMREDEILGVIEGVSKTQGA comes from the coding sequence ATGACTTTAAGACCCTTACATGATCGTATTTTAGTTAAACGTGTTGAAGAAAAAGAACAAATTCGTGGTGGAATTATTATTCCAGACACAGCAAAAGAAAAACCTCAAGAAGGTGAAGTAATTGCAGTTGGTCAAGGTAAAGTTTTAGACAATGGTACAAAAGTTGAAATGGCAGTAAAAGCAGGTGATCGCGTCCTATTTGGCAAATATTCTGGTTCAGAAGTAAAACTAGACGGCCAAGAATACCTAATTATGCGTGAAGATGAGATCTTAGGCGTAATTGAAGGCGTTAGCAAAACTCAAGGCGCGTAA
- the groL gene encoding chaperonin GroEL (60 kDa chaperone family; promotes refolding of misfolded polypeptides especially under stressful conditions; forms two stacked rings of heptamers to form a barrel-shaped 14mer; ends can be capped by GroES; misfolded proteins enter the barrel where they are refolded when GroES binds) — MAKQIIHGEDSRQAILRGVNKLADAVKVTLGPKGRNVVIEKKFGAPTITKDGVTVAKEIDLKDPLENMGAQMVREVASKTSDVAGDGTTTATVLAQAIFREGVKSVAAGANPMALKRGIEKAVEAVVKEIEKMSKPVSGDAVAQVGTISANGDVKIGKIIAEAMDKVGKDGVITVEESKSLDTVLEVVEGMQFDRGYLSPYFVTDPDRMESVLENAFLLLSEKKISSMKDLLPLLEQVARQGRPLLIVAEDVEGEALATLVVNKLRGTLQVCAVKAPGFGDRRKAMLEDIAVLTGGRVISEDLGIKLENVKIEDLGHAKKVTVDKDNTTIVEGAGKAADIQARVNVIRNQIENTTSDYDREKLQERLAKLVGGVAVIKVGAATETELKEKKARVEDAMHATRAAVEEGIVPGGGVTFIRAQKALESFKLEEQDEQTGVSIIRRALEEPLRQIVNNAGREGAVIIEHIKAETNVAIGFNAQTERYEDLVAVGVIDPTKVSRTALQNASSIAGLMLTTEALVSEIPEEEKAPAMPNPGAGMGGF, encoded by the coding sequence ATGGCAAAGCAAATCATTCATGGTGAAGACTCAAGACAAGCAATTTTACGTGGCGTTAACAAACTCGCCGATGCAGTTAAAGTTACTTTAGGTCCAAAAGGACGCAATGTTGTAATAGAAAAGAAATTTGGTGCTCCTACAATTACTAAAGACGGTGTCACCGTAGCAAAAGAAATCGACTTAAAAGACCCACTAGAAAATATGGGAGCGCAAATGGTGCGCGAAGTTGCTTCTAAGACTTCCGATGTTGCCGGTGATGGTACTACTACCGCAACCGTACTTGCTCAAGCAATTTTTAGAGAAGGTGTAAAATCTGTTGCTGCTGGTGCTAATCCAATGGCACTTAAGCGCGGAATTGAAAAAGCTGTAGAAGCTGTTGTAAAAGAAATCGAAAAAATGTCTAAACCAGTTAGCGGGGATGCAGTTGCTCAAGTAGGAACAATTTCTGCTAATGGTGATGTTAAAATCGGCAAAATCATTGCTGAAGCAATGGATAAAGTTGGAAAAGATGGTGTTATCACAGTTGAAGAATCAAAATCCTTAGACACAGTTTTAGAAGTTGTTGAAGGTATGCAATTTGATCGTGGTTATCTTTCACCCTACTTTGTAACAGACCCAGACCGCATGGAATCTGTACTTGAAAATGCTTTCTTGCTTTTAAGCGAAAAGAAAATCTCTTCAATGAAAGATTTACTCCCACTTTTAGAACAAGTAGCTCGTCAAGGCCGACCTCTATTAATCGTTGCTGAAGATGTTGAAGGCGAAGCTTTAGCTACTTTAGTAGTCAACAAACTTCGTGGAACTTTACAAGTTTGTGCTGTAAAAGCTCCTGGTTTTGGCGATCGTCGTAAAGCAATGTTAGAAGATATTGCTGTATTAACCGGTGGTAGAGTAATTAGCGAAGACTTAGGTATCAAATTAGAAAACGTTAAGATTGAAGATTTAGGACATGCTAAGAAAGTAACCGTTGACAAAGACAATACAACCATTGTTGAAGGTGCTGGTAAAGCTGCTGATATTCAAGCTCGCGTTAATGTAATTCGCAATCAAATAGAAAACACAACTTCTGATTATGATCGTGAAAAATTACAAGAAAGATTAGCTAAATTAGTTGGTGGTGTAGCAGTAATCAAAGTTGGTGCAGCTACAGAAACCGAACTAAAAGAAAAGAAAGCTCGTGTGGAAGATGCAATGCATGCTACCCGCGCTGCTGTTGAAGAAGGTATTGTCCCAGGCGGTGGTGTCACCTTTATTCGCGCACAAAAAGCTTTAGAAAGCTTTAAATTAGAAGAGCAAGATGAACAAACAGGTGTTAGCATCATTCGTCGAGCATTAGAAGAGCCATTACGTCAAATTGTTAACAATGCTGGCCGTGAAGGTGCTGTTATTATTGAACACATTAAAGCAGAAACAAATGTTGCTATAGGATTTAATGCACAAACAGAAAGATATGAAGATTTAGTTGCTGTTGGTGTTATTGACCCAACTAAAGTTTCCCGTACAGCATTGCAAAATGCTTCTTCTATTGCTGGTTTAATGTTAACCACAGAAGCTTTAGTTT